From a region of the Megalops cyprinoides isolate fMegCyp1 chromosome 13, fMegCyp1.pri, whole genome shotgun sequence genome:
- the LOC118787772 gene encoding dual specificity protein phosphatase 8-like isoform X2: MPVDMVIAPPEESFWQEMHESEMKLKIRVRRMKEGRELRGGFAAFSSCFPALCEGKPATILPMSLSQPCLPVANVGPTRILPHLYLGSQKDVLNKDLMTQNSITYVLNASNTCPKPDFICESHFMRIPVNDNYCEKLLPWLDKTNDFIDKAKVSNCRVIVHCLAGISRSATIAIAYIMKTMGLTSDDAYRFVKDRRPSISPNFNFLGQLLEFEKGLRLLKALSSGPGKPVAERQEEEEPEPKPWETSGRVVLESRLSEREQESQEAESKLPSPTSLQQGLNGLHLSAERIQDTNRLKRSFSLDIKSAYAPSSCPRATPALAVTPVDSEDVPKLCKLDSPEASNGVCQFSPVADSPGESPGGGESRPRQRRKGKAAGSAGSSPAHSLSLSFGRGGPMSKSPSLDENLKASLLLTLPGLGSGGAWTKHRDTAQATTPGTPTGDAPWYFGAEPAAAGGAAVRFGSGSAYVAFGCSGLAGGCEAVRLREKVQDRRDGRGSWHEDAPGSGGSNSGGGTDKQYKRRSCQMEFEEGISETRSREELGKIGKQSSFSGSMEVIEVS, encoded by the exons ATGCCGGTGGACATGGTCATCGCCCCCCCGGAGGAGAGCTTCTGGCAGGAAATGCACGAGAGTGAGATGAAGCTGAAGATCCGTGTACGGAGGATGAAGGAGGGACGCGAGCTCAGAG GGGGGTTTGCGGccttctcctcctgcttccCAGCCCTGTGTGAGGGCAAGCCGGCCACCATCCTTCCCATGAGCCTCTCCCAGCCCTGCTTACCGGTGGCCAACGTGGGCCCGACGCGCATCCTGCCACACCTCTACCTGGGCTCTCAGAAGGATGTACTCAACAAG GACCTGATGACGCAGAACAGCATCACGTACGTGCTGAACGCCAGCAACACGTGCCCCAAGCCGGACTTCATCTGCGAGAGCCACTTCATGCGCATTCCCGTCAATGACAACTACTGCGAGAAGCTGCTGCCCTGGCTGGACAAGACCAACGACTTCATCG ACAAAGCTAAGGTGTCCAACTGCCGGGTCATCGTTCACTGTCTGGCGGGAATCTCCCGGTCGGCTACCATCGCCATCGCCTACATCATGAAGACAATGGGCTTAACGTCGGATGACGCCTACAG GTTCGTGAAAGACCGCAGGCCTTCGATCTCCCCCAACTTCAACTTCCTGGGTCAGTTGCTGGAGTTCGAGAAGGGCCTGAGGCTGCTGAAGGCCCTGTCCTCGGGCCCCGGGAAGCCTGTGGCAGAgcggcaggaggaggaggagccggaGCCCAAGCCCTGGGAGACCAGCGGGAGAGTTGTCCTGGAGAGCAGGCTCTCAGAGCGCGAGCAGGAGAGCCAGGAGGCCGAGTCCAAGCTGCCGTCCCCCACCTCACTGCAGCAGGGCCTCAACGGCCTGCACCTGTCTGCCGAGCGCATCCAGGACACCAACCGGCTCAAGCGCTCCTTCTCCCTCGACATCAAGTCGGCCTACGCCCCCAGCAGCTGCCCACGGGCCACCCCCGCCCTGGCTGTCACCCCTGTTGACTCCGAGGACGTCCCCAAGCTCTGCAAGCTGGACAGCCCGGAGGCGTCCAACGGCGTGTGTCAGTTCTCGCCGGTGGCAGACAGCCCCGGGGAGTCTCCGGGCGGCGGGGAGTCCAGGCCGCgacagaggaggaaagggaaggCGGCGGGCAGTGCCGGCAGCTCCCCAGCCCACTCGCTCAGCCTGAGCTTCGGCCGTGGTGGGCCAATGAGCAAGAGCCCCAGCCTGGACGAGAACCTGAAGGCCTCGCTCCTGCTGACCCTGCCCGGCCTGGGCTCCGGTGGGGCCTGGACCAAGCACAGGGACACGGCGCAGGCCACCACACCTGGCACGCCCACGGGCGACGCGCCCTGGTACTTCGGCGCAGAGCCGGCGGCGGCGGGCGGGGCTGCCGTGCGCTTCGGGAGCGGCTCCGCCTATGTTGCGTTCGGCTGCAGCGGGCTGGCGGGCGGCTGTGAGGCCGTGCGTCTCCGGGAGAAGGTCCAGGACCGGCGGGATGGGCGGGGCAGCTGGCACGAGGACGCCCCCGGCAGCGGCGGCAGCAACAGCGGCGGCGGCACTGACAAGCAGTACAAGCGCCGCAGCTGCCAGATGGAGTTCGAGGAGGGCATCTCCGAGACGCGGTCCCGCGAGGAGCTGGGGAAGATTGGCAAGCAGTCCAGCTTCTCCGGGAGCATGGAGGTCATCGAGGTGTCCTGA